From a single Falco naumanni isolate bFalNau1 chromosome 17, bFalNau1.pat, whole genome shotgun sequence genomic region:
- the PPFIA4 gene encoding liprin-alpha-4 isoform X6: MMCEVMPTISEGDPLGPPQGSEADADFEQLMVNMLDERDKLLDTLRETRETLSVTQSRLQETLRERDQLQRQLNSALPQEFATLTRELSACREQLLEREEEISELKAERNNTRLLLEHLECLVSRHERSLRMTVVKRQAQSPSGVSSEVEVLKALKSLFEHHKALDEKVRERLRAALERVATLEEQLVDAHRQVAALQQGASREAPAGERDEREPKEPAQKLPWKRLSNGSVHPDDEAGRVVELQELLEKQNFEVVQAKERISALAASVAELEEDLGTARKDLIKSEEMSSKYQRDLREALAQKEDMEERITTLEKRYLAAQREATSIHDLNDKLESELANKESLHRQCEEKARHLQELLELAEQKLQQTMRKAETLPEVEAELAQRIAALTKAEERHGSIEEHLRQLESQLEEKNQELARARQREKMNEEHNKRLSDTVDRLLSESNERLQLHLKERMAALEEKNTLLQELENTQKQIEEHQHDKRRLSDEIDKLRLEVDQLKTRSGTFVESVHTRSHMGSATDLRFPLSAVVHAPAEPFGTAPGLPRAQKGRFATRREEPAKDWEQTQAGGVLATGPHAFDSDPEISDVDDDDRETLFSSMDVLSPGGHSDAQTLAMMLQEQLDAINEEIRMIQEEKESTELRAEELETRVTSGSMEGLNLTQLCKRASIPTSLTALSLASSSPPLSGRSTPKLSSRSAAQDLDRMGIMTLPSDLRKHRRKLLSPAARDESREDKTTIKCETSPPSSPRTLRLEKLGHPALSQEDGKSSLEEQASNPSSNSSQDSLHKGSKRKGIKSSIGRLFGKKEKGRLIQLSREGATGQVLLTEMEVGMQDPLGLGKLGAQAEKDRRLRKKHELLEEARRKGLPFAHWDGPTVVSWLELWVGMPAWYVAACRANVKSGAIMSALSDTEIQREIGISNALHRLKLRLAIQEMVSLTSPSAPPTSRTSSGNVWVTHEEMENMATSTKTDTEEGSWAQTLAYGDMNHEWIGNEWLPSLGLPQYRSYFMECLVDARMLDHLTKKDLRVHLKMVDSFHRTSLQYGIMCLKRLNYDRKELERRREETQHEIKDVLVWTNDQVIHWIQSIGLREYANNLVESGVHGALLALDENFDHNSLALVLQIPTQNTQARQVLEREFNNLLALGTDRRLDDGDDKTFRRTPSWRKRFRPRDVHSINMLSGSAETLPAGFRVTSVVPLPPPSASAKKMPPEVGASGSPRLETSTVRTYSC; this comes from the exons ATGATGTGCGAGGTGATGCCCACCATCAGCGAGGGGGACCCTCTGGGTCCCCCACAGGGCTCTGAGGCGGATGCCGACTTTGAGCAGCTGATGGTGAACATGCTGGATGAGAGGGACAAGCTGCTGGACACCCTGCGGGAGACCCGCGAGACGCTCTCTGTCACCCAGAGCCGCTTGCAGGAGACCCTACGGGAGCGTGACCAGCTCCAGAGGCAACTCAACTCAGCACTCCCACAG GAGTTTGCAACGCTGACACGGGAGCTCAGTGCGTGCCGGGAGCAGCTcctggagagggaagaggagatcTCGGAGCTGAAAGCTGAGCGCAATAACACCCGG CTCTTGCTGGAGCACCTGGAGTGCCTGGTGTCGAGGCATGAGCGGTCCCTGAGGATGACTGTGGTCAAGCGTCAGGCCCAGTCGCCATCCGGGGTTTCCAGTGAGGTCGAGGTGCTCAAGGCGCTGAAGTCACTCTTTGAGCATCACAAGGCGCTAGATGAAAAG GTCAGGGAACGCTTGCGAGCAGCCTTAGAGCGAGTGGCAACCTTGGAGGAGCAGCTCGTGGATGCACACCGGCAG gtggcagctctgcagcaaggTGCTTCTCGGGAGGCCCCAGCGGGTGAGCGGGATGAGAGGGAGCCCAAGGAGCCAGCACAGAAGCTTCCCTGGAAG CGGCTCTCCAATGGCTCCGTCCACCCGGATGATGAGGCAGGACGGGTGGTGGAGCTACAGGAGCTCCTGGAGAAGCAGAATTTCGAAGTGGTCCAGGCCAAGGAGCGCATCTCTGCATTGGCTGCCAGCGTCgctgagctggaggaggatCTGGGCACCGCCAGGAAGGATCTGATCAAATCGGAGGAGATGAGCAGCAAGTACCAGAGGGACCTCCGAGAG GCCCTGGCTCAGAAAGAGGACATGGAGGAGAGGATCACCACACTGGAAAAACGCTACCTAGCAGCCCAGCGAGAAGCAACCTCCATCCATGACCTCAATGACAAGCTGGAAAGCGAGCTGGCCAACAAGGAGTCCCTGCACCGCCAG TGTGAGGAGAAAGCCCGGcacctgcaggagctgctggagctggcgGAGCAGAAGCTGCAACAGACAATGCGGAAGGCAGAGACGCTGCCTGAGGTGGAAGCGGAGCTGGCCCAGCGCATTGCTGCACTCACCAAG gcAGAAGAGAGGCACGGGAGCATCGAGGAGCACCTCCGGCAGCTGGAGAGTCAGCTAGAGGAGAAGAACCAGGAGCTGGCCAGG GCCCGCCAGCGGGAGAAGATGAATGAGGAGCACAACAAGCGGCTCTCAGACACCGTGGACCGTCTGCTGAGCGAGTCCAATGAGCGGCTGCAGCTGCATCTCAAGGAGAGGATGGCAGCCTTGGAGGAGAAG AACACATTGTTACAAGAGCTGGAAAATACCCAAAAGCAGATAGAGGAACACCAGCACGACAAG CGACGGTTGTCTGATGAGATTGACAAACTGAGGCTGGAGGTCGATCAGCTCAAGACCAGAAGTGGGACGTTTGTGGAGAGCGTGCACACGAG ATCACATATGGGTAGTGCCACGGACCTGCGCTTCCCACTGAGCGCTGTGGTCCATGCCCCCGCCGAGCCCTTCGGGACAGCCCCGGGCCTGCCTCGGGCACAGAAGGGCCGATTTGCCACCCGTCGAGAGGAGCCAGCCAAG GACTGGGAGCAGACCCAGGCAGGCGGCGTCCTGGCCACAGGGCCTCATGCTTTCGACAGCGACCCTGAGATCTCCGATGTGGATGACGATGACCGTGAGACGCTCTTCAGCTCCATGGACGTGCTCTCCCCTGGCGGGCACTCAGATGCCCAGACATTGGCTATGAtgctccaggagcagctggatgCCATCAACGAGGAGATCAG gaTGATCCAAGAGGAGAAGGAGTCCACGGAGCTCCGCGCAGAGGAGCTGGAGACCCGCGTCACGAGCGGCAGCATGGAAGGCCTCAACCtcacccagctctgcaaaagAGCTTCCATCCCCACCTCGCTGACGGCCCTGTCCCTGGCCAGCTCATCCCCACCGCTCAGTGGCCGCTCCACCCCCAAGCTCTCCTCCCGCAGCGCCGCTCAGGACCTCGACCGCATGGGGATCATGACATTG CCCAGCGACTTGAGGAAGCACCGGAGGAAACTGCTA TCACCTGCAGCTCGGGACGAAAGCCGAGAGGATAAAACCACCATCAAATGTGAGACGTCCCCCCCATCCTCACCCAGGACATTGCGGCTGGAGAAGCTGGGCCACCCTGCGCTAAGTCAGGAGGATGGGAAGAG ctCGCTGGAGGAGCAGGCCAGCAAccccagcagcaacagcagccaggACTCCTTGCACAAGGGCTCCAAGAGGAAGGGGATCAAATCCTCCATCGGGCGCTTGTTcgggaaaaaagagaagggtCGCTTGATTCAGCTGAGCAGAGAAGGGGCCACGGGGCAGG tgctgctgaccGAGATGGAGGTGGGCATGCAGGACCCTCTGGGACTTGGCAAGCTGGGTGCTCAGGCCGAGAAGGATCGGCGCCTGCGGAAGAA GCACGAACTCCTGGAAGAGGCTCGGAGGAAAGGATTGCCCTTTGCTCACTGGGATGGCCCCACTGTTGTCTCCTGGCTGGAG CTCTGGGTGGGGATGCCAGCCTGGTATGTTGCCGCTTGCCGAGCCAACGTGAAGAGCGGAGCCATCATGTCGGCCCTGTCTGACACTGAGATCCAGAGGGAGATCGGCATCAGCAATGCGTTGCATCGCCTGAAACTGCGTCTGGCCATCCAGGAGATGGTCTCGCTTACGAGCCCCTCAGCACCACCCACCTCACGGACG TCCTCTGGAAATGTCTGGGTCACCCACGAGGAGATGGAGAACATGGCGACTTCCACCAAGAcg GACACAGAGGAAGGCAGCTGGGCACAG ACACTGGCCTATGGGGACATGAACCACGAGTGGATTGGGAACGAGTGGCTGCCCAGCTTGGGTCTCCCGCAATATCGCAGCTACTTCATGGAGTGTCTTGTTGATGCACGGATGCTGGACCACCTCACCAAGAAAGATCTCAGAGTGCACTTGAAGATGGTGGATAGCTTCCACCG CACCAGCCTGCAGTACGGCATCATGTGCCTGAAGAGGCTCAACTACGACCGCAAAGAGCTCGAGAGGAGGCGAGAAGAGACCCAACACGAAATCAAAG ATGTGTTGGTGTGGACCAACGACCAGGTCATTCACTGGATCCAATCCATCGGGCTTCGCGAGTATGCAAACAACCTCGTCGAGAGCGGGGTGCATGGGGCGCTCCTGGCCCTTGATGAGAACTTCGACCACAACAGTCTGGCACTCGTGTTGCAAATCCCCACGCAGAACACGCAG GCTCGACAAGTGCTGGAGAGGGAGTTTAACAACCTGCTCGCCTTGGGCACAGATCGGAGGCTGGACGAT GGTGATGACAAGACCTTCCGTCGAACCCCGTCCTGGCGAAAGCGCTTCCGCCCACGAGACGTTCACAGCATCAACATGCTCAGTGGCTCGGCCGAGACGCTGCCCGCCGGCTTCCGTGTCACCAGCGTGGTGCCCCTGCCCCCTCCATCCGCCTCTGCCAAGAAAATGCCCCCGGAAG TTGGTGCCTCTGGGTCGCCAAGGCTGGAGACCTCCACGGTCCGGACATATTCCTGCTGA